The DNA segment GACAATTCAGGTTCCCAGACATGAGCCAATTGAGCTTGCTGCAGGGCATCGAGAAGCATGGCTTGAGGTCTGGTCATCCCACGCCCGTTTCCACCCTGCACTCGGGGTTGATGCCCACGCTCACGCAGCGTCTGGGCCATCTTTGCCCTTGCTTCAGGTGTCGCTGCCTTGACTCGCATTCCAGCCATATGTTCGCGCAGGCGGTCTGTCTCTTCGGCCCGCTTCTTGCGAATTGCAGCCAAAAATTCGGGCTTGTTTACCCGGTAACTCATGCTGCAACTTTTAGAACAGAAAAACTTCGTCTCTCCCTTACGCTG comes from the Deinococcus wulumuqiensis R12 genome and includes:
- a CDS encoding endonuclease domain-containing protein, whose protein sequence is MQNWKQRKGETKFFCSKSCSMSYRVNKPEFLAAIRKKRAEETDRLREHMAGMRVKAATPEARAKMAQTLRERGHQPRVQGGNGRGMTRPQAMLLDALQQAQLAHVWEPELSIKTGAQKGSGYARSYKADIGCLELKLVIECDGASHAGKRRLIDAKKDACLSGLGWHVLRFSNQRILEDVDACVSEIAEVAARRAVLSVSGQER